One Triticum dicoccoides isolate Atlit2015 ecotype Zavitan chromosome 5B, WEW_v2.0, whole genome shotgun sequence genomic window carries:
- the LOC119309567 gene encoding low molecular mass early light-inducible protein HV90, chloroplastic-like, which yields MATVMVMSSFAGAAVLPRGSAGRFGARSLPALGRHALVVRAQTEGPSAPPPNKPKASTSIWDALAFSGPAPERINGRLAMVGFVTALAVEAGRGDGLLSQLGSGTGQAWFAYTVAVLTMASLVPLLQGESVESRAGAIMNANAELWNGRFAMLGLVALAATEIITGAPFINV from the coding sequence ATGGCGACTGTGATGGTCATGAGCTCCTTCGCCGGTGCCGCCGTCCTGCCGCGCGGCTCGGCCGGCCGCTTCGGGGCCCGGTCTCTGCCAGCGCTGGGCCGACACGCCCTCGTCGTCAGGGCACAGACCGAGGGCCCAAGCGCACCACCGCCAAACAAACCCAAGGCGAGCACCTCGATCTGGGACGCGTTGGCGTTCAGCGGCCCTGCACCGGAGCGCATCAACGGCCGCCTTGCCATGGTAGGCTTCGTGACGGCGCTTGCGGTGGAGGCAGGGCGCGGCGACGGGCTCCTCTCGCAGCTCGGCAGTGGCACCGGGCAGGCGTGGTTCGCCTACACCGTGGCGGTGCTGACCATGGCGTCGCTGGTGCCGTTGCTCCAGGGCGAGAGCGTCGAGAGCAGAGCCGGCGCCATCATGAACGCCAACGCGGAGCTCTGGAATGGCCGCTTCGCCATGCTCGGCCTTGTCGCTCTAGCGGCCACCGAGATCATCACTGGCGCACCCTTCATCAACGTATAG
- the LOC119309568 gene encoding uncharacterized protein LOC119309568 isoform X1: MQSDFWWCSMGLQRKILLPERATIQVADADAGTLQPLKMKRPRDGEDEGASGPLTPTANGAGTAPTRCPPAPPKKPRLVLGCSLDGFKVLSVMDLRCFLR, encoded by the exons ATGCAGAGTGATTTCT GGTGGTGCAGCATGGGTCTTCAGAGGAAGATTCTTCTGCCGGAGAGAGCCACCATCCAGGTGGCCGACGCAGACGCTGGAACTCTGCAGCCGCTGAAGATGAAGCGGCCTCGTGATGGTGAGGACGAAGGCGCTTCGGGCCCGCTGACGCCGACGGCGAACGGTGCAGGGACCGCGCCCACGCGCTGCCCGCCGGCGCCGCCGAAGAAGCCGAGGCTCGTGCTGGGGTGCAGCCTGGACGGGTTCAAGGTTCTGAGCGTCATGGACTTGCGTTGCTTCCTTCGTTGA
- the LOC119309568 gene encoding uncharacterized protein LOC119309568 isoform X2 encodes MGLQRKILLPERATIQVADADAGTLQPLKMKRPRDGEDEGASGPLTPTANGAGTAPTRCPPAPPKKPRLVLGCSLDGFKVLSVMDLRCFLR; translated from the coding sequence ATGGGTCTTCAGAGGAAGATTCTTCTGCCGGAGAGAGCCACCATCCAGGTGGCCGACGCAGACGCTGGAACTCTGCAGCCGCTGAAGATGAAGCGGCCTCGTGATGGTGAGGACGAAGGCGCTTCGGGCCCGCTGACGCCGACGGCGAACGGTGCAGGGACCGCGCCCACGCGCTGCCCGCCGGCGCCGCCGAAGAAGCCGAGGCTCGTGCTGGGGTGCAGCCTGGACGGGTTCAAGGTTCTGAGCGTCATGGACTTGCGTTGCTTCCTTCGTTGA
- the LOC119309566 gene encoding uncharacterized protein LOC119309566, which produces MAFAVAVPRPRPILRLDRLHLTPIRAAAARTPVPQPLPDELQLVADVRSPHNHIRVADVSPRAAGHPLAGARLLLLDGPGNIHSVFFPCRPYCPLTSTYFDVFTTLPPLLPRPSIAVFGFGAGSAARSLLHFYPDISVHGWELDPSVIAVARDFFSLGELEKDHAGRLFIHVGDALEAEAVPGGFGGVLVDLFANGSVLPELQNADTWRQIGGMVAPGGRMMVNCGGGCVEAEEEGRDGEAVKDATLRAMAAAFGEGMVAVLSVDESWVAMTGPVAWASEEAAAWKARLPPELGHYIDMWKLYNDNGDA; this is translated from the coding sequence ATGGCGTTCGCGGTGGCTGTCCCACGCCCGAGACCCATCCTCCGTCTGGACCGTCTCCACCTCACCCCCATCCGCGCCGCCGCGGCGAGGACCCCCGTTCCCCAGCCCCTCCCCGACGAGCTTCAGCTCGTCGCCGACGTTCGCTCCCCGCATAACCACATCCGCGTCGCTGACGTCTCCCCGCGCGCTGCCGGTCACCCCCTCGCCggcgcgcgcctcctcctcctcgacggcCCCGGCAACATCCACTCCGTCTTCTTCCCTTGTCGCCCCTACTGCCCCCTCACTTCCACCTACTTCGACGTCTTCACCACCCTCCCGCCTCTCCTCCCGCGCCCATCCATCGCCGTCTTCGGCTTCGGCGCAGGCTCCGCCGCGCGCTCCCTCCTCCATTTCTACCCAGACATATCCGTCCATGGCTGGGAACTCGACCCCTCTGTTATCGCCGTCGCCCGGGACTTCTTCAGTCTCGGGGAGCTCGAAAAGGACCACGCCGGCAGGCTGTTCATCCACGTCGGCGACGCGCTGGAGGCTGAGGCCGTGCCGGGAGGGTTCGGCGGCGTGCTGGTGGATCTGTTCGCCAACGGGAGCGTGCTGCCGGAGCTCCAAAACGCGGACACCTGGCGCCAGATAGGCGGGATGGTGGCGCCGGGAGGGAGGATGATGGTGAACTGCGGCGGGGGCTGcgtggaggcggaggaggaggggagAGACGGCGAGGCAGTGAAGGATGCGACGCTGCGGGCGATGGCGGCAGCGTTCGGGGAGGGAATGGTAGCGGTGCTGAGCGTGGATGAAAGTTGGGTGGCGATGACAGGGCCGGTGGCGTGGGcatcggaggaggcggcggcgtggaagGCTAGGCTGCCGCCGGAGCTGGGCCACTATATTGACATGTGGAAGCTGTACAACGACAATGGTGATGCATGA